Genomic DNA from Bacteroides zhangwenhongii:
CTTCGACGGGGAAACGATCGACCTCCGGCGCTATGACCGCCGCGAACGGATGGACCGCGAGATGATGGCCTTCACCTATATGCACTCCACCACCATGTTATTAATCAAGCGTGCCAACCGTTACTTTCCCATCATCGAACCGATACTGAAAGCAAACGGTATTCCTGATGACTTCAAATACCTGATGGTCATCGAGAGCAATCTGAATAACATTGCACGCTCTCCGGCAGGAGCAGCAGGTCTGTGGCAATTTATGCCTGCCACCGGACGGGAATTCGGGCTGGAAGTGAACGATAACGTAGACGAACGCTATCATATTGAAAAAGCAACCGTTGCCGCCTGCAAATACTTCAAACAAGCGTATGCCAAATATGGCGACTGGATGGCTGTCTCCGCCGCCTATAACGCCGGACAGGGACGCATCTCCTCCCAACTTGAAAAGCAGTTGGCAAGTCATGCCATGGACTTATGGCTGGTAGAGGAAACTTCCCGCTACATGTTCCGCCTGCTGGCAGCCAAAGAGATATTCAATAACCCGCAACGTTACGGATTCCTCTTGAAACGGGAACATCTGTATCCGCCTATTCCTTATAAAGAGGTAACCGTCAACACTTCTATCGACGATCTGAACGACTACGCAAAGTCACAGGGAATCACCTATGCCCAACTCCGTGATGCCAACCCCTGGCTGCGCGACACTTCATTGAAAAACAAGACCGGAAAGACATACATTCTCTATATTCCCACACAAGAGGGAATGTATTACAACCCGCAAAAGACCGTTGCCTACAATAAACAGTGGGTTATCGACTAAAAAGGCTTTTTCTTTAATTCCGGCCAAGCACTATTGATATGAAACTGAAAGAAAGAATCCATCGTTTTTTGCATGACGAGAAACTGAAACGAAAGTTATACGTCATCATCTTCGAATCGGACACCCCTGCCGGGAAATTGTTCGACGTGATTCTTATCGCCTGTATTCTGGTCAGCGTATTGCTCGTCATCATCGAAAGTCTGAAAGGACTTCCCACCTATCTGACGACTCCGTTCGTCATTATGGAATTCCTTTTCACCGGCTTCTTTACTTTCGAATACCTGACGAGGATCTACTGTTCACCCCGTCCCCGGAAATACATATTCAGCTTTTTCGGTATCGTAGACTTACTGGCCACGTTGCCTCTTTACATCGGCCTGCTCTTCCCGGGTGCCCGTTATCTACTCATCATCCGTGCCTTCCGCCTGATACGTGTGTTCCGCGTCTTCAAGCTTTTCAACTTTCTGAATGAGGGGGAACGGCTGCTCACTGCCTTGCGTGAAAGTAGTAAGAAGATTGCAGTGTTCTTCTTGTTTGTCGTCATTCTGGTGACTTCCATCGGAACGCTAATGTATATGATTGAAGGAACGCAACCCAACTCCCAGTTCAACAATATCCCGAACAGCATCTATTGGGCTATCGTCACCATGACTACCGTAGGTTATGGAGATATTACTCCCGCCACCGGCCTCGGAAAATTCCTTTCCGCCTGTGTCATGCTGATCGGTTACACGATTATTGCCGTACCCACAGGTATCGTATCTGCCTCCATGATGAAAGAGTATAAACGCAGGAGAGACAAAGAATGTCCCAACTGCCATCGCTCCGGACACGAAGATAATGCAGAGTTTTGCAAATATTGCGGCCACAGCCTGGACCCATCCGAAACCAAAGCGGAAGAGAAATAAATCCTCTACGATCTACGCCGGACGAAATGCTCGAATAAGACAATGAAAACGCATCCCACAGCATAGCAGGCAATATCTCCCCAATCGAACGTAGAACCCAGCACAATTCGGGCTACGCGGTTCGTAATGCCCAATGTTTCCACCAGCTGGAAGTATTGCAACACTTCTACGAAACAGGCAAAAAGAAAGACATAAAACGGCATCCGCGGAATCCCCGTCGGTAGAAAGATACGTACAAAGCTATATACCAGCACCACAACCAGCATATCTCCGACATAGGGACGTATGAAACGGTCGCGCACATACAAAGCTATCAACACCTCAATACAGAAGATCACCAGAAAGCTGATTATATAAAAAATTCTTTTCTTCATTATTTGCTCGGTCGCGGGATTAAACATTTATTTGAATCTGCGAATATACGATAAAATGAATTGGATACGTTCAAATATTACTAAATGATTGATACAAAAAGGGGAAATAATTGTATATTTATAGTCCTAAGCATTTTTCCACAAACAATAAAAAACAGAAAGGAGATTGAACACATGATGTTGAATATGGATTTTGTAATCCGTTTATTGGTCGCCGGAATACTGGGAACCATCATTGGACTGGATCGTGAATACCATGCCAAAGAAGCCGGATACCGCACTCATTTTCTCGTGTCGCTAGGTAGTGCTTTGATTATGATTGTTTCCCAATACGGATTTCAAGAAATTATAAAAGAAAGTAGTGTCACACTCGATCCCAGTCGGGTGGCGGCACAGGTTGTCAGCGGTATCGGATTTATCGGTGCAGGAACCATCATCTTTCAAAAACAGATTGTACGCGGACTGACTACCGCCGCAGGAATCTGGGCAACAGCAGGTATCGGCTTGGCGGTAGGTGCAGGAATGTACACCATCGGCATTGCCGCCACGGTGTTAACCCTCGTCGGACTGGAACTACTTAGCTATCTATTTAAAAGCATCGGAATGAAAAGCTCGATGGTTTCTTTCTCAACTCCCAACAAAGACATACTGAAACAGATAGCGGACAGATTCAACTCTAAAGACTACCTGATAGTCTCTTACGAGATGGAAACGCAACACACGGGTGAAACAGAATATTATCAGGTTACGATGGTTATCAAGTCGAAGCGAAATAATGATGAAGGGCATCTGCTTTCGCTGATACAGGAGTTTCCGGATGTAACGGTGCAAAGGATTGAATAAGAGAAAAGTACATATAACTCCTTTAAAAAAAACATCTCAAATGTTTCCATATATAGAACTATTTTCAGTACCTTTGCTACGTAAAAAATAAATCCATGGAGGCAAAAGCGAAATTTAAAATAGTATATTCAGAAGAAGCGGACAATTTTCTTAACCAATTGCCCCCAAAAGTAAAAGACAAAATTATCTACAACATAGCAAAGTCTAAATTTGTTATAGACCCGGAACTCTTTAAAAAATTAGACAATACAGATATATGGGAGTTCAGGACACTCTATAACAAAAACCAATATAGACTATTAGCTTTTTGGGATAAAGTGGATGGAGTAGATACTTTAGTCATTGCTACCCATGGATTTATAAAGAAAACCCAGAAGACTCCTTCCAAAGAAATAACAAAAGCGGAAGAGATAAGAAAAATATATTTTAATTCTAAAAAATAAGAATATGGAAAAGATGAAGTTTTATACAGAAGAAGAAATTATAGATAAACATATAGGAAAGAAAGGAACTCTTGCACGTAATAAATTTGAAGAGGACTTACAATCTTTCCTTATTGGAGAAGCCATAAAAAAAGCCAGACAATCCAAAAATCTCACTCAAGAAGAACTAGGAAATCTGATAGGCGTACAAAGAGCCCAAATCTCCCGCATAGAAAGCGGGAAAAACTTAACTCTTTCCACGCTAGCTAAAGTCTTTAAAGCGATGGGTATAAGTGCCAAATTAGAAATAGACAATTTAGGGAAAGTTGCCTTATGGTGATTTTCACTTTTGCTTCTCCGTCAAATACTTCCAATAACGTACAGGCATATCCTGCCTGTGCTTTCTCGGATTCATGCGTTCTTTGATACAAATGGCCTTGAAATATGTCTTCCAAAGTTGTTGGAAAAGCTTCTCATCCTTGTCCATCAGGCTTTCATCCAGCATCCCCGTAATCAAATGGGATTCACGGCTGTCATCATCAAACGAGATAGTTGTCACCTCCTGCAAATCATAATAAAATCCGTAACGGCGTTTCATGTCGTAAATAATCCACTTCTGATCGGCAAAACGGTCTTTGAAATGGTGAACGGTCAGCGGGAGCGCATTATACTGCGGTTCGAAAGCGGCAAAGAATGTACCGTCGGCAGCTTTCTGGAAACGGACAAACTGCATCAGGTGCACACGTTCGCCATCCACCTTCTTCCATATTTGCGCTAATTGCAAAACGTCCGGATCACCAAAATTGGTTTCAATAGAGCGGGGTGCATCGATTGCTTTACGGATATATCGAAAAATAAGTATTCCTATTTCCGGAAGTTCCGACAGCCAACTTTGCGTGAGGCAACCCAAAGCGGAAGAGGAAACTTTCTTCTGCAATCCCCGCCACACACGCCCGGCCTTTTCTTCATCGGTCACTACCGTATGCAGCTCATCACAAAATAAAGGCAAAGCATCTCCTTCCGACAGCAAAGCATCAGGAAAAGTCTTGCGGAAATAGGCGTCGAACACAGCCGTCAGCAGCCCATCAAAGGTTTTATCGTAAATATAAACATTCATAAAAAACACCAAGCATATTTACTATTCGCCAAAATCAAGCAACAGCTGACGTTCATCCACTTTCTTTTTCGGTTTCGGCAACAATAAGCTGCGCACCCGTTGCGGAGAAAGTTCGTTCACTGTCTGCATCTGGAGAGGTAGTTCTTTGCAAGTGATGAAATATTGCGCTTTCTTCATCACCACTCCTATCTTCTTCAGTTCATAAAATCCCAGCCGCGAAAAACGACGGGAAGCAACAATCAGTTTCGCCGACTTCACCCCTACTCCCGGCACACGGAGCAACATTTCGTAGTCTGCCTTATTGATGTCGACAGGAAACTGTTCGGGATGGCGCAAAGCCCACGAAAGTTTCGGGTCTATTTCGAGATCGAGATCCGGATAAGAATCATCCACAATTTCATCTACCTTGAATTGATAAAAGCGCAATAACCAGTCAGCCTGATAGAGCCGGTTTTCACGTACCAGAGGCGGCTGTTTCAATGCCGGAAGACGCTTATCATACGTATTCACGGAAACGTAGCCCGAGTAATAGACACGTTTCATGGTGGGGCGCCCGTAAAGTGCCGACGAAAGGAAAAGAATATCTTTATCCGATTCGGAGGTAGCTCCCACAATCACCTGGGTACTTTGTCCCGCAGGTGCGAAACGAGGTGCGTGGCGAAACTTTTGCCGTTCTTCTTTGCTCTCCAACACGCCTTGTTGAATGTATTTCATCGGAGCAAATACGCTTTTATGGTCTTTCTCCGGCGCCAGAAGTTTCAGGTTTTCTTCTTTGGGAATTTCGACGTTGACGCTAAGACGATCGGCATACAATCCGGCTTCATTCACTAATTCGCGACTGGCTCCGGGAATACTCTTGAGATGGATATAACCGTTAAAACGGTACACTTGCCGCAAATCTTTGGCTACACGCACAAGTCTCTCCATTGTATAGTCCGGATTACGGACCACTCCGGAGCTAAGAAACAGCCCTTCGATATAGTTACGACGGTAGAATTCCATCGTCAGCTCCACCAATTCCGAAACGGAAAAGGTAGCGCGGGGAAGATCGTTGCTACGACGGTTGACGCAATAGGCACAATCGTAAATGCAATAATTGGTAAGCATGATTTTCAATAGCGAGATACATCGACCGTCCTCGGCAAAACTGTGGCATATCCCCCATCCTCCCACAGTGTTTCCCAGCGTTCCCGGCTTATTGGAACGCACCGTACCACTGGAAGAACAGGAAACATCGTACTTGGCAGATTCTGCAAGTATCTTCAGTTTAGCTAAGACGTTTTCGTTCATCATTCCCGATCTTGATTCTTTTCGCAAATATACGATTAATATTAAGAATACAAAAAAACCAGACTTTCACAAGCCCGGGTTTTTCTATATTCTTAAAAGACATCTTTTTATATTAGGAAAATGAGGGCGCTAGTTTTCACCTAGCAACAAATCAAAAAGATGTTTTTAGAATACTATGCGGGATACCTGTGGGAAATAAGGGAGGCATCCCTTTTGTTGTTTCTTCTCGACATATTCTTCACATCATTAGTTGCGAAGAAATCTTATTTATTTTCGTTTTTAATAGGTACAGGAATCTTAACCGTAGAAGTTATACCCCAAGCGTCAAGAACCTTCATTTCGATGTAGCTATTTTCTTCTGACTCAGGTGATAAGATGACACCTACGCTATTTTTCAAGGTCACTTTAATTGGAGTGCTTGCTTTGAAATCAGTAGCAGATAAATCCATATATTTACCAGCTGTATCACTTGGAACTAATGTAATTGATTT
This window encodes:
- a CDS encoding ribosomal maturation YjgA family protein, giving the protein MKKRIFYIISFLVIFCIEVLIALYVRDRFIRPYVGDMLVVVLVYSFVRIFLPTGIPRMPFYVFLFACFVEVLQYFQLVETLGITNRVARIVLGSTFDWGDIACYAVGCVFIVLFEHFVRRRS
- a CDS encoding type II toxin-antitoxin system RelE/ParE family toxin; its protein translation is MEAKAKFKIVYSEEADNFLNQLPPKVKDKIIYNIAKSKFVIDPELFKKLDNTDIWEFRTLYNKNQYRLLAFWDKVDGVDTLVIATHGFIKKTQKTPSKEITKAEEIRKIYFNSKK
- a CDS encoding ion transporter, translated to MKLKERIHRFLHDEKLKRKLYVIIFESDTPAGKLFDVILIACILVSVLLVIIESLKGLPTYLTTPFVIMEFLFTGFFTFEYLTRIYCSPRPRKYIFSFFGIVDLLATLPLYIGLLFPGARYLLIIRAFRLIRVFRVFKLFNFLNEGERLLTALRESSKKIAVFFLFVVILVTSIGTLMYMIEGTQPNSQFNNIPNSIYWAIVTMTTVGYGDITPATGLGKFLSACVMLIGYTIIAVPTGIVSASMMKEYKRRRDKECPNCHRSGHEDNAEFCKYCGHSLDPSETKAEEK
- a CDS encoding MgtC/SapB family protein: MMLNMDFVIRLLVAGILGTIIGLDREYHAKEAGYRTHFLVSLGSALIMIVSQYGFQEIIKESSVTLDPSRVAAQVVSGIGFIGAGTIIFQKQIVRGLTTAAGIWATAGIGLAVGAGMYTIGIAATVLTLVGLELLSYLFKSIGMKSSMVSFSTPNKDILKQIADRFNSKDYLIVSYEMETQHTGETEYYQVTMVIKSKRNNDEGHLLSLIQEFPDVTVQRIE
- a CDS encoding helix-turn-helix domain-containing protein; translation: MEKMKFYTEEEIIDKHIGKKGTLARNKFEEDLQSFLIGEAIKKARQSKNLTQEELGNLIGVQRAQISRIESGKNLTLSTLAKVFKAMGISAKLEIDNLGKVALW
- a CDS encoding TIGR03915 family putative DNA repair protein, with the translated sequence MNVYIYDKTFDGLLTAVFDAYFRKTFPDALLSEGDALPLFCDELHTVVTDEEKAGRVWRGLQKKVSSSALGCLTQSWLSELPEIGILIFRYIRKAIDAPRSIETNFGDPDVLQLAQIWKKVDGERVHLMQFVRFQKAADGTFFAAFEPQYNALPLTVHHFKDRFADQKWIIYDMKRRYGFYYDLQEVTTISFDDDSRESHLITGMLDESLMDKDEKLFQQLWKTYFKAICIKERMNPRKHRQDMPVRYWKYLTEKQK
- a CDS encoding putative DNA modification/repair radical SAM protein — translated: MNENVLAKLKILAESAKYDVSCSSSGTVRSNKPGTLGNTVGGWGICHSFAEDGRCISLLKIMLTNYCIYDCAYCVNRRSNDLPRATFSVSELVELTMEFYRRNYIEGLFLSSGVVRNPDYTMERLVRVAKDLRQVYRFNGYIHLKSIPGASRELVNEAGLYADRLSVNVEIPKEENLKLLAPEKDHKSVFAPMKYIQQGVLESKEERQKFRHAPRFAPAGQSTQVIVGATSESDKDILFLSSALYGRPTMKRVYYSGYVSVNTYDKRLPALKQPPLVRENRLYQADWLLRFYQFKVDEIVDDSYPDLDLEIDPKLSWALRHPEQFPVDINKADYEMLLRVPGVGVKSAKLIVASRRFSRLGFYELKKIGVVMKKAQYFITCKELPLQMQTVNELSPQRVRSLLLPKPKKKVDERQLLLDFGE
- a CDS encoding lytic transglycosylase domain-containing protein, with amino-acid sequence MKRRMKINYILTLILVFCIGASIPVLTGSSQVNEQHSAKSEVPYCVTPPTVPTQVTFDGETIDLRRYDRRERMDREMMAFTYMHSTTMLLIKRANRYFPIIEPILKANGIPDDFKYLMVIESNLNNIARSPAGAAGLWQFMPATGREFGLEVNDNVDERYHIEKATVAACKYFKQAYAKYGDWMAVSAAYNAGQGRISSQLEKQLASHAMDLWLVEETSRYMFRLLAAKEIFNNPQRYGFLLKREHLYPPIPYKEVTVNTSIDDLNDYAKSQGITYAQLRDANPWLRDTSLKNKTGKTYILYIPTQEGMYYNPQKTVAYNKQWVID